A genomic stretch from Anaerolinea thermophila UNI-1 includes:
- a CDS encoding uracil-DNA glycosylase family protein translates to MLRELEAYYQKEGIYPLDFHCPYLSVCRKDNENFIEAKSAFVGSEYEKGTLPRLLFLSLDPGSSERDASRRTPEAVRYQEEHECNTDTLVKSRHWYRTHEMAWRLLKKFKPNLDIQSSHLYFAHINTVKCCVCNKNHASAPVILFKNCQRYIWGEIEILKPDILITQGKRAREALKEVFGIFESEDCSLCRSQWIRLGEKSVLWFPTYHPRNFGVFNRQRKECFEIWAQFIYEAFHSGKKN, encoded by the coding sequence ATGTTGAGAGAACTTGAAGCGTATTACCAGAAAGAAGGCATTTATCCCCTTGATTTTCATTGTCCTTATTTATCTGTATGCCGAAAAGACAATGAAAACTTTATTGAGGCGAAATCTGCCTTTGTGGGGTCAGAATACGAAAAAGGGACTTTACCGCGTTTGTTATTTCTTTCCCTCGATCCGGGGAGCAGTGAGAGGGATGCAAGTCGCAGAACCCCGGAAGCCGTACGATATCAGGAAGAGCATGAGTGTAATACCGATACACTGGTCAAATCCCGGCACTGGTACCGCACCCATGAAATGGCTTGGAGGTTGCTGAAAAAATTCAAGCCCAATCTGGATATTCAGTCTTCGCATTTGTACTTTGCTCACATTAATACAGTGAAATGCTGTGTATGTAACAAAAATCATGCCTCTGCGCCGGTGATTTTGTTTAAAAATTGCCAGAGGTATATTTGGGGTGAAATCGAGATCTTAAAACCGGACATTCTGATTACGCAGGGAAAACGCGCTAGAGAAGCCCTCAAAGAGGTATTTGGTATTTTTGAGAGCGAAGATTGTTCTCTTTGTCGTAGTCAGTGGATACGTCTTGGTGAAAAAAGTGTTTTGTGGTTTCCTACCTATCACCCCCGTAATTTTGGCGTGTTCAACCGACAAAGAAAAGAGTGTTTTGAGATATGGGCGCAATTCATCTATGAGGCATTTCATTCAGGGAAAAAGAATTAA